A window from Methylocystis sp. MJC1 encodes these proteins:
- the repB gene encoding plasmid partitioning protein RepB — translation MSRKDTVEALFTGRLGAPNAPSPVERAERVRTGAISAMGASLAQFSENAKTVARLQDQISSGDRVLEIDPADVDASLVSDRLMIEVDPTFEALVVSMAESGQQVPILVRPHPTEAGRYQAAYGHRRLRAASRLKIKVQAVVRPLSDADLVVAQGKENLERRDLSFIERAWFARRLEDRGFDRSVVITALSCDKADVSRYVAMARAIPEIIAISIGPAPKAGRARWAELAEKLQHADAVATAEAVIRQTEFLSLDSDQRFASLLEALRPSVEHKKTQEMWVAKDGRKVARVQRGAERVVLAFDEKVAPAFGDYVLRQLDALLAAYEGSTETGARDSKR, via the coding sequence ATGAGCAGGAAGGATACGGTCGAGGCGCTTTTCACAGGCCGGTTGGGAGCTCCCAACGCTCCCTCTCCCGTCGAGCGGGCTGAACGCGTGCGAACAGGGGCGATCTCCGCTATGGGCGCCTCGCTGGCTCAGTTCAGCGAAAACGCGAAGACCGTCGCTCGCCTTCAAGATCAAATTTCTTCCGGCGATCGGGTCTTGGAAATCGATCCAGCCGACGTCGACGCGTCGTTGGTTTCTGATCGTCTAATGATCGAAGTCGACCCCACTTTCGAGGCGCTCGTTGTCAGCATGGCGGAAAGTGGGCAACAGGTGCCCATTCTCGTTCGCCCCCATCCTACCGAAGCTGGGCGTTACCAGGCGGCGTACGGGCACCGCCGGCTGCGAGCTGCATCTCGACTGAAAATCAAGGTTCAAGCAGTTGTTCGCCCCTTGAGTGACGCCGACCTTGTCGTCGCTCAAGGTAAGGAGAATTTGGAGCGGCGCGATCTATCCTTCATCGAACGCGCCTGGTTCGCTCGACGACTGGAAGATCGGGGCTTTGATCGATCCGTAGTCATAACGGCGTTGTCCTGCGACAAAGCTGACGTAAGCAGATACGTGGCGATGGCGCGCGCGATCCCCGAGATCATCGCCATATCGATCGGCCCAGCTCCTAAAGCCGGAAGGGCGCGTTGGGCGGAGTTGGCGGAGAAGCTTCAGCACGCCGACGCGGTCGCAACCGCGGAAGCCGTGATTCGGCAAACCGAATTCTTGTCTTTGGACAGCGACCAGCGTTTTGCGAGCCTCTTGGAGGCCTTAAGACCTTCGGTTGAGCACAAGAAGACTCAGGAAATGTGGGTCGCCAAAGATGGCCGCAAGGTTGCGCGTGTCCAAAGGGGTGCCGAGCGGGTCGTATTAGCCTTCGATGAGAAGGTCGCTCCCGCATTTGGAGATTACGTGCTCCGTCAACTCGACGCTCTTTTGGCCGCCTATGAAGGCTCAACGGAGACGGGAGCTCGTGATTCGAAGCGGTAG
- the repC gene encoding plasmid replication protein RepC: MQSHTTTPFGRRTLSLAMVAHQAATREFVSRADASETVVHKWRLFRALTEAKAALGVTDRALSVLHALLSFHQETALTLPKSDTKAEGKGDDGPSPGLVVFPSNKELSIRAHGMAPATLRRHLASLVEAGLIIRRDSPNGKRFARRGEGGEIDEAYGFDLTPLVARAQEIENLAEEVRAENRAIALLREKITIIRRDIVKMIETGMEEGVAVLAIDCDGVQIRDWVGLHKRYFTLSSRYARNLSRADLATLAGDLSAFAAEIQKALETHMNGQQKSGNESQTERHIQNQTTNISDLEPSLQEGRVEAPGPMIDEAEPDRAGAAGGEPLDPKLRDRRAAAPRAYPLGLVLQACPDIVDYGKGGEMSCWRDLIDAAAIVRSALGVSPDAWSQALDVLGEHDASIVIAAILQRGDEIKSAGGYLRVLTAKARAGEFSLGPVLMALLRGKARERRRAG; encoded by the coding sequence ATGCAGTCACACACAACGACGCCCTTTGGGCGGCGAACACTGTCGCTTGCCATGGTGGCGCACCAGGCGGCGACGAGGGAATTCGTGTCTCGGGCGGACGCGTCAGAAACCGTCGTCCATAAATGGCGACTGTTTCGCGCCCTCACCGAAGCCAAAGCAGCGCTCGGCGTCACCGACCGCGCGCTTTCGGTGCTGCATGCGCTCTTGAGTTTCCATCAGGAGACGGCGCTGACGCTACCCAAAAGCGACACAAAGGCCGAAGGGAAGGGCGATGATGGGCCGTCTCCCGGCCTTGTCGTGTTCCCCTCCAACAAGGAACTTTCGATCCGCGCCCATGGGATGGCGCCGGCGACTCTGCGGCGGCATCTGGCGTCGCTGGTCGAGGCCGGCCTGATCATCCGGCGCGACTCGCCGAACGGCAAACGCTTTGCGCGACGCGGAGAGGGCGGTGAGATCGACGAGGCCTACGGCTTCGACCTGACGCCGCTTGTCGCGCGCGCGCAAGAGATCGAAAATCTCGCCGAAGAGGTGCGCGCCGAGAACCGCGCCATCGCCTTGCTGCGCGAGAAAATCACGATCATCCGGCGCGACATTGTCAAAATGATCGAAACGGGGATGGAGGAGGGGGTAGCCGTTCTCGCGATCGATTGCGACGGCGTCCAAATCCGGGATTGGGTGGGGCTCCACAAGCGTTATTTCACGCTGTCTAGCCGCTACGCGCGCAATCTCTCGCGCGCCGATCTTGCGACTTTGGCGGGAGATCTTTCCGCGTTTGCGGCGGAAATCCAGAAGGCGCTGGAAACACACATGAATGGCCAACAAAAGAGCGGCAATGAGTCTCAGACTGAGCGCCACATACAGAATCAAACCACAAACATTTCTGACCTTGAACCTAGCCTTCAGGAAGGCAGGGTCGAAGCGCCCGGGCCAATGATAGACGAAGCGGAACCCGACAGGGCAGGGGCTGCGGGAGGAGAACCGCTAGATCCCAAATTGCGGGATCGCCGCGCCGCTGCGCCACGAGCGTATCCCCTCGGATTGGTGCTGCAAGCCTGTCCCGACATTGTCGATTACGGCAAGGGTGGCGAAATGTCCTGCTGGCGGGATTTGATCGACGCGGCGGCGATCGTTCGATCAGCCTTGGGCGTTTCGCCAGACGCCTGGAGCCAAGCGCTCGACGTCTTGGGCGAGCATGACGCCTCGATTGTCATCGCCGCCATCCTGCAGCGGGGGGACGAAATCAAATCCGCCGGCGGCTATTTGCGCGTTCTGACCGCCAAGGCGCGGGCAGGGGAGTTTTCGCTCGGGCCTGTGCTGATGGCGCTGCTGCGCGGCAAGGCGCGCGAGCGGAGAAGGGCGGGGTGA
- the repA gene encoding plasmid partitioning protein RepA: protein MAHLPLAEELSVNLASLRSESHTSSIDETIGEHAELLSEQLQAMSEALFPPASKKELRKFTSGEAARLIGVSDSRLRQLSLAGEGPQPALSPGGRRHYTLSQINALRQMLAQAAKGRNESRVYLPSRSAAERLQVLAVTNFKGGSGKTTTAAHLAQYLALRGYRVLAVDLDPQASLSALFGILPEVHVRANETLYAAIRYDDEIRALSAITKTTYFDGLDIVPGNLELMEFEHETPKALLSGSAQPGEMFFSRIARALDDVSDRYDVVVMDCPPQLGYLTLSALCAATSVLVTIHPQMLDVASMSQFLLMTHDLLSVVREAGGRLDYDFFRYLVTRYEPQDAPQTKVVALLRNLFGDHVMTNPMVKSAAISDAGLTKQTLYEIGRESLTRSTYDRALEALDAVNGEIEQLMRQAWGRS, encoded by the coding sequence ATGGCGCATCTTCCGTTAGCCGAAGAGCTTTCCGTGAATTTAGCTTCTCTCCGTTCTGAATCTCATACTTCGTCAATTGATGAAACGATTGGCGAACACGCCGAGCTGCTCAGCGAACAGTTGCAGGCGATGAGTGAAGCGCTGTTCCCGCCGGCATCCAAAAAGGAGCTGAGGAAGTTTACGTCGGGAGAAGCGGCGCGGCTCATCGGAGTATCTGATTCTCGCTTGCGTCAGCTCTCATTGGCCGGGGAGGGGCCGCAGCCCGCACTTTCACCCGGTGGCCGGCGTCATTACACCCTTTCGCAAATAAATGCTCTGCGCCAAATGCTGGCCCAGGCTGCCAAAGGACGAAACGAAAGTCGCGTCTATCTCCCGTCGCGAAGCGCGGCGGAGCGCTTGCAAGTTCTCGCCGTCACCAATTTCAAAGGAGGGTCAGGCAAGACCACCACGGCAGCGCATCTCGCGCAATATCTTGCATTGCGCGGCTATCGAGTTCTCGCTGTGGATCTTGATCCGCAAGCCAGCCTTTCCGCGCTTTTCGGTATCCTGCCTGAAGTGCATGTGCGCGCGAATGAAACGCTGTACGCCGCTATTCGCTACGACGATGAAATTCGCGCCCTCAGCGCGATCACAAAGACCACGTATTTCGACGGGCTAGATATTGTGCCGGGAAATCTCGAACTCATGGAGTTCGAGCATGAGACGCCAAAGGCGCTCTTGTCGGGGTCGGCGCAGCCGGGGGAAATGTTTTTTTCGAGAATTGCCCGCGCTCTCGATGATGTCTCAGACCGCTATGATGTTGTGGTAATGGATTGCCCGCCACAGCTCGGCTATCTCACCTTAAGCGCTCTGTGCGCGGCCACCAGTGTGCTCGTCACAATTCATCCGCAGATGCTGGATGTGGCGTCAATGAGCCAATTTTTGCTGATGACGCACGATCTTCTTTCCGTGGTGCGGGAGGCAGGCGGCAGGCTCGATTATGACTTCTTTCGTTATCTCGTGACGCGCTACGAGCCGCAGGACGCCCCTCAGACGAAGGTCGTGGCGCTCTTGCGCAATCTCTTCGGGGACCACGTGATGACAAATCCCATGGTTAAGTCCGCGGCAATTTCGGACGCCGGGCTGACCAAACAGACGCTTTACGAAATCGGGCGAGAGAGTCTCACGCGATCCACATATGATCGCGCTCTAGAGGCACTCGATGCCGTCAATGGCGAGATCGAACAACTGATGCGACAGGCTTGGGGGCGGAGCTGA
- a CDS encoding recombinase family protein, with translation MLLGYARVSTTDQDLALQLDALKVAVCECIFEEKASGAKEDRPELARLFDHARCWWCRRATA, from the coding sequence ATGCTTCTCGGATACGCCCGCGTCTCGACAACTGACCAGGACCTGGCCTTGCAGCTCGACGCGCTCAAGGTCGCCGTGTGCGAGTGCATTTTTGAAGAGAAGGCATCTGGGGCGAAGGAAGACCGGCCCGAACTGGCCCGCCTGTTCGACCACGCCCGGTGCTGGTGGTGTCGAAGGGCGACCGCCTAG